One stretch of Malus domestica chromosome 14, GDT2T_hap1 DNA includes these proteins:
- the LOC103454863 gene encoding probable receptor-like protein kinase At4g10390 — MKLAHLFLLCLDRDHPCQIVPPSMAKSHLKEEDEVVTERPHAYSFVCCYSYFFTSILLFSSLSTFSEASRSIPTTTTTLLSLSFSSSLSSTNPPSTSPLKPSSHVDTSKTLITSLTISAAAAFLIVSVMVVIRCFGFRSKRKQNRIDVEKEDHNEESGEFSVKKLRWDWIERSTDGFSKVIGTGGFSNVYLARNPDPNSGDRFCAIKVHNGSERLSRVFKQELDILLRLEHHHIVKLLGYSDNQEEGALVFEYVVYGNLQEKLHGGDATPAMPWKNRMAIAFQIAQALEYLHEKCALQIVHMDIKASNILLDENLNCKLCDFGSAKMGFSSTVQPPSLMRNHVLTMMGSPGYTDPHYLRTGIASKKNDVYSFGVLILELVTGMEAFCSEKGQFLTTLVGPRLRYGGCDAAEVAELVDPRLGAAGFDVEEAKTMLGISAMCLRQSPTLRPSATQVLETFRDKVSSVSLLQSVSDDMTKKSYAC; from the exons ATGAAGCTTGcccatttgtttcttttatGTCTGGATCGAGATCACCCCTGTCAGATTGTGCCTCCTTCCATGGCCAAATCTCACctcaaagaagaagatgaagttgttACCGAAAGACCACACGCTTACAGTTTTGTCTGCTGTTACTCCTACTTCTTCACCTCCATACTTTTGTTTTCCTCACTCTCTACTTTCTCCGAGGCTTCTCGCTCCAtcccaaccaccaccaccaccctcctttctctctccttctcttcctctctgtCCTCCACCAACCCACCGTCAACCTCCCCTTTAAAACCATCTTCCCACGTTGACACTTCCAAAACCCTCATCACATCTCTCACAATCTCCGCCGCCGCTGCCTTCCTCATTGTTTCAGTCATGGTGGTAATCAGATGCTTCGGATTCAGATCAAAACGCAAGCAAAATCGAATCGATGTCGAAAAGGAGGACCATAATGAAGAAAGTGGGGAGTTCAGCGTGAAGAAATTAAGGTGGGATTGGATAGAGAGATCTACTGATGGCTTCTCCAAGGTGATTGGAACTGGAGGGTTCAGCAATGTGTACTTGGCGCGAAACCCGGACCCTAATTCCGGTGATAGGTTCTGTGCGATTAAGGTCCACAACGGCAGCGAGCGGCTGAGCCGGGTTTTTAAGCAAGAACTCGATATTCTCCTCCGCCTTGAGcaccaccacatcgtcaagcTTCTTGGCTACTCCGACAACCAAG AGGAGGGTGCTCTGGTTTTCGAGTACGTCGTCTACGGAAATCTCCAAGAGAAGCTCCACGGCGGAGACGCCACCCCAGCGATGCCGTGGAAGAACCGAATGGCAATCGCCTTCCAAATCGCACAAGCATTAGAATACCTCCACGAGAAATGCGCCCTCCAAATCGTTCACATGGACATCAAAGCCTCAAATATCTTGCTCGACGAAAATCTCAACTGCAAGCTCTGCGATTTCGGGTCGGCGAAGATGGGGTTTTCCTCGACGGTCCAACCGCCGTCGTTGATGAGAAATCACGTCTTGACGATGATGGGCTCCCCGGGCTACACCGACCCGCACTACCTCCGAACAGGAATCGCTTCGAAGAAAAACGACGTATACAGCTTCGGCGTTTTGATCTTGGAGCTCGTGACCGGAATGGAGGCATTTTGCTCCGAAAAAGGGCAGTTCTTGACGACGTTGGTGGGGCCCAGGTTGAGGTACGGCGGTTGTGACGCAGCGGAGGTGGCCGAGTTGGTGGACCCGCGGTTGGGCGCGGCAGGGTTTGACGTCGAAGAGGCCAAGACCATGCTTGGTATTTCAGCAATGTGCTTGCGTCAGTCACCGACACTGAGGCCTTCGGCTACTCAAGTATTGGAGACCTTTCGGGACAAAGTTTCGTCTGTTTCGTTACTACAGTCAGTGTCTGATGACATGACAAAGAAATCGTATGCTTGCTAG